One genomic region from Marinomonas maritima encodes:
- a CDS encoding HesB/IscA family protein, translated as MTATTFDPVSSVSLTASAQKYFTSKLVKQPGKLIRLSTKESGCTGFSYVLDIVDVALEEDTVLSFGEITFAVDSQSVTMLKGTEIDLVREGVNEVVKFNNPNVVAECGCGESFSVS; from the coding sequence ATGACGGCAACAACATTTGATCCTGTCTCAAGCGTGTCTTTAACCGCTTCTGCGCAGAAATATTTTACCTCCAAATTGGTAAAGCAGCCCGGGAAATTGATTCGGTTAAGTACTAAAGAAAGCGGCTGTACGGGTTTTTCTTATGTGCTTGATATTGTTGATGTCGCTTTGGAGGAAGACACCGTCTTGTCATTTGGTGAGATAACGTTTGCGGTAGATTCACAGTCTGTCACTATGCTCAAGGGAACAGAAATTGACTTGGTACGCGAAGGTGTTAACGAAGTCGTGAAGTTTAATAACCCTAACGTCGTAGCCGAGTGTGGCTGTGGCGAAAGCTTTAGTGTGAGTTAA
- the sufT gene encoding putative Fe-S cluster assembly protein SufT: MQKMVVTQRACPARRVPSGEPVSIPEGQFITINQSLGGNYTVTWQGNMLRIDGTDAEAIGQQPEVLKFEDLGSGQISEDQVWQALDTIYDPEIPISLVSLGLVYKVSLDQETKSVLIDMTLTAPGCGMGPVLVGDVKYRVAKVPNVELVKVDLVFDPPWSREMMSEEAQLEAGLFF; this comes from the coding sequence ATGCAAAAAATGGTAGTGACACAGCGTGCCTGTCCGGCACGACGAGTACCAAGCGGTGAGCCGGTGAGTATTCCAGAAGGGCAATTTATAACGATCAATCAGAGTTTGGGAGGCAATTACACTGTCACTTGGCAAGGTAACATGCTTCGAATTGATGGAACGGATGCAGAGGCGATCGGGCAGCAGCCAGAAGTTCTTAAATTTGAAGACCTTGGTTCTGGTCAGATTAGTGAAGATCAAGTTTGGCAGGCGTTGGATACGATCTATGACCCTGAAATTCCAATTAGTTTGGTGTCTTTAGGTTTGGTTTATAAGGTATCGCTGGATCAAGAAACGAAATCTGTTTTGATTGACATGACGTTAACCGCACCGGGTTGTGGTATGGGGCCTGTATTGGTAGGCGATGTGAAATATCGAGTCGCAAAAGTTCCTAATGTTGAGTTAGTTAAAGTTGATTTGGTGTTTGATCCACCTTGGTCACGAGAAATGATGAGTGAAGAGGCGCAGTTAGAAGCGGGCCTTTTCTTCTAA
- a CDS encoding SufE family protein — protein sequence MSLPDTEEIVEDLSFFDDWEDKYKYIIDLGKSLPSFDDVWRTPERLVKGCQSSVWIQPGSEQDATRGEVLIFAVDSDAIIVRGLLGLVLSALNHKTPEEILAFDISAFFESLDLERHLSPTRGNGLRSIVNRIKGIAQAAA from the coding sequence ATGTCCTTACCTGATACAGAAGAGATTGTTGAAGATCTGTCATTTTTTGATGATTGGGAAGACAAGTACAAATATATTATTGATCTGGGTAAGTCATTGCCTTCTTTTGATGATGTATGGCGTACACCTGAACGTTTGGTGAAAGGCTGCCAGAGCAGTGTTTGGATTCAGCCTGGTAGCGAGCAAGATGCAACCAGAGGTGAGGTGTTAATCTTCGCCGTAGACAGTGATGCCATCATAGTGCGCGGCTTGCTTGGGTTAGTATTGTCAGCTTTGAATCATAAAACACCTGAAGAAATACTAGCTTTTGATATATCTGCTTTTTTTGAATCGTTAGATCTTGAGCGACATCTAAGCCCAACTCGTGGTAACGGCTTGCGTTCTATTGTGAACCGTATCAAAGGTATCGCACAAGCAGCAGCTTGA
- a CDS encoding IscS subfamily cysteine desulfurase, producing MNTPVYLDNSATTPVDPIVAAKMMACLTQDGNFGNPASRSHLFGWRAEEAVEDARLQVATLINADSREIVWTSGATEANNLALKGVAHAYRQKGRHIITSMIEHKAVLDPCKQLEKEGFEVTYLQPDGHGVISPNQVDEALREDTILVSLMHGNNELGVLTDIATIGKLTRSRGVFLHVDAAQTTGKVAIDVNAMNVDLMSLTAHKTYGPKGIGALYVRRSPKIKLEAQIHGGGHERGMRSGTLATHQIVGMGEAFRLAGALMSVDCKRIQSLRERLWSSLSDLSGVHLNGDSDQRVAGVINVGFADVDGEVLLMSLSDIAVSSGSACTSASLEPSYVLRAIGLAENLAHSSLRLSVGRFTTEEDIDFVAETIKNAVTRLRSLG from the coding sequence ATGAATACCCCCGTTTATCTAGATAATTCTGCCACCACGCCGGTAGACCCAATAGTGGCTGCAAAAATGATGGCGTGCCTGACGCAGGATGGTAATTTTGGTAATCCGGCGTCTCGTTCCCACCTTTTTGGTTGGCGTGCTGAGGAAGCGGTGGAAGACGCTAGATTGCAGGTGGCGACGTTAATTAACGCCGATTCTCGCGAGATCGTTTGGACCTCTGGTGCGACAGAAGCTAATAATCTGGCACTTAAGGGAGTGGCTCATGCTTATCGTCAAAAAGGTCGCCATATTATTACCTCTATGATTGAGCATAAGGCAGTGCTAGACCCTTGTAAGCAGCTTGAGAAAGAAGGCTTTGAAGTAACGTATCTTCAGCCTGATGGTCATGGTGTTATTTCTCCGAATCAGGTGGATGAAGCGCTTCGTGAAGACACGATCTTAGTGTCCTTGATGCATGGAAATAATGAGTTGGGCGTATTAACAGATATCGCTACGATTGGTAAGTTGACTCGATCTCGTGGTGTATTTTTACATGTTGATGCTGCGCAAACGACGGGTAAGGTTGCTATTGATGTTAATGCAATGAATGTAGACTTAATGTCACTTACAGCCCATAAAACCTATGGCCCTAAAGGTATTGGTGCTTTGTATGTGCGCCGCTCTCCTAAAATTAAGCTAGAGGCTCAAATCCATGGTGGTGGTCATGAACGTGGTATGCGTTCTGGTACGTTAGCGACACATCAAATAGTTGGAATGGGTGAGGCCTTTCGTTTGGCTGGTGCTTTGATGTCGGTGGATTGTAAGAGAATTCAGTCATTGCGTGAGCGTTTGTGGTCGTCTTTAAGTGATTTGTCTGGTGTGCACTTGAACGGTGATTCAGATCAGCGCGTCGCTGGCGTGATTAATGTCGGTTTTGCAGATGTCGATGGCGAAGTGCTATTGATGTCTCTTAGTGATATTGCGGTGTCTTCTGGTTCAGCTTGTACTTCGGCAAGCTTGGAGCCATCTTATGTTTTACGGGCCATTGGTTTGGCGGAAAATTTGGCACACAGTTCTTTACGACTTTCTGTAGGACGTTTTACTACCGAGGAAGATATCGATTTTGTAGCCGAGACGATAAAAAACGCAGTAACTCGCCTAAGATCGTTAGGATAA
- the ndk gene encoding nucleoside-diphosphate kinase, with the protein MALERTLSIIKPDAVAKNVIGEIYTRFERAGFKIVEAKMVQLDDVLAGGFYAEHKERPFYKDLVAFMTSGPVVVSVLEGEGAVLRHRELMGATNPKEATAGTLRADYATSIDANAVHGSDSVESATREIAYFFGK; encoded by the coding sequence ATGGCGTTAGAACGCACTCTATCTATCATCAAACCTGATGCTGTTGCTAAAAACGTAATCGGCGAAATCTACACTCGTTTTGAACGTGCTGGTTTTAAAATCGTTGAAGCGAAAATGGTTCAACTAGATGACGTATTGGCTGGCGGTTTTTACGCTGAGCACAAAGAGCGTCCTTTCTACAAAGATTTGGTTGCTTTCATGACGTCTGGCCCTGTTGTTGTTTCTGTTCTTGAAGGTGAAGGCGCTGTTCTTCGTCACCGTGAACTTATGGGTGCTACAAACCCTAAAGAAGCGACTGCTGGTACTCTACGTGCTGATTACGCAACATCTATCGATGCTAATGCTGTTCACGGTTCTGATTCTGTTGAATCTGCAACTCGTGAAATTGCTTACTTCTTTGGTAAGTAA
- the rlmN gene encoding 23S rRNA (adenine(2503)-C(2))-methyltransferase RlmN, with the protein MTDIKKVNLLGLSPEKLIEFFESIGEKKFRATQVIKWIHQKGAESFDEMTDVSKALRAKLEGICEIRGPEVVSQEISQDGTRKWIIRTEGGKNDCVETVLIPDGNRATLCVSSQVGCSLDCSFCSTGKQGFNRNLTPAEIIGQVWIAIKSFGPMDPNGPRRVTNVVMMGMGEPLMNFEPVVDAMILMMHDHAYGLSKRRVTLSTSGVVPKIYELVKRTDVSLAVSLHAPNDALRNELVPINKKYPIAELLEACQHYLANLPDKRHITIEYTMMSGVNDNEEQAHELAELLKDLECKINLIPFNPFPNSGYEKPSNNRTRRFQKILADAGYTVTVRTTRGDDIDAACGQLVGDFQDKTRRSQKYIELREVKS; encoded by the coding sequence ATGACTGACATCAAAAAAGTAAACCTATTAGGTTTATCACCTGAAAAACTGATTGAGTTCTTTGAATCAATCGGCGAGAAAAAATTTCGTGCCACTCAGGTGATCAAATGGATTCACCAAAAAGGCGCTGAAAGCTTCGACGAAATGACTGATGTCAGTAAGGCATTGCGAGCGAAGTTAGAGGGGATTTGTGAAATTCGTGGGCCTGAAGTTGTGTCTCAAGAAATTTCTCAAGACGGCACGCGCAAATGGATTATACGTACGGAAGGTGGGAAGAATGACTGCGTTGAAACGGTTTTAATTCCCGATGGTAATCGTGCGACCTTATGTGTCTCGTCACAAGTAGGTTGTTCTTTAGATTGCAGTTTTTGTTCAACCGGAAAGCAGGGGTTTAACCGAAATTTAACGCCAGCAGAAATCATCGGTCAAGTGTGGATTGCGATTAAATCCTTTGGACCAATGGACCCAAATGGACCTCGTCGTGTTACGAATGTTGTCATGATGGGAATGGGTGAGCCGCTGATGAACTTCGAACCAGTTGTAGATGCGATGATTCTAATGATGCACGATCATGCATATGGTCTGTCTAAGCGCCGTGTAACACTAAGTACTTCGGGCGTTGTGCCGAAAATATATGAATTAGTGAAGCGCACAGATGTGTCGTTAGCCGTTTCATTACATGCGCCGAATGATGCACTTCGAAATGAATTGGTTCCTATCAATAAGAAGTACCCAATTGCTGAATTGCTTGAAGCGTGTCAGCATTACTTGGCTAACTTGCCTGATAAACGTCACATTACCATTGAATACACTATGATGTCTGGTGTGAATGATAATGAAGAACAAGCGCATGAATTGGCTGAACTGCTGAAAGATTTGGAGTGTAAGATTAACTTGATTCCTTTTAACCCTTTCCCGAACTCTGGTTACGAAAAGCCATCTAATAACCGTACTCGTCGCTTTCAGAAAATTTTAGCAGATGCTGGTTATACGGTCACAGTACGAACCACTCGTGGTGACGATATCGATGCGGCATGTGGTCAACTAGTGGGTGACTTCCAAGATAAGACTCGCCGCAGTCAAAAGTATATTGAATTGCGAGAAGTGAAAAGTTAG
- a CDS encoding tetratricopeptide repeat protein translates to MRLWLLPFVLLCLLSTSCAYQVVAPSSPPISESKRLSLVQAHLLLGQWVLAKKQLDKIDVSYQERDYWRLLGLYWLSVEQYSKALLVYVEALQKYPDDDFIWNNYGVLLGLKKHWKEACDAFQKADEKGFSKRQSVQINLSRCAIRQNHVNLAAIYLKQAKEIADLPLIGLMTELNLVLIHGSNNKARLIFNNIQADKQIARGSVHFDEYNCLSWHLIARETDPTLYSSASNFTCLNGSRY, encoded by the coding sequence ATGCGATTGTGGTTATTGCCTTTTGTGTTGTTATGTTTGCTTAGTACTTCTTGTGCTTATCAGGTTGTTGCGCCTTCCTCTCCTCCCATTTCTGAATCGAAAAGGTTGTCGCTTGTTCAGGCGCATCTTTTACTTGGTCAGTGGGTACTGGCAAAAAAGCAACTAGATAAGATTGATGTATCGTATCAAGAGCGAGATTATTGGCGACTATTAGGTTTGTATTGGCTAAGTGTTGAGCAATATAGCAAAGCGCTTTTGGTGTATGTGGAAGCATTACAGAAATACCCGGATGATGATTTTATTTGGAATAATTACGGCGTTCTATTAGGGCTTAAAAAACACTGGAAAGAGGCGTGTGACGCATTTCAAAAAGCGGATGAAAAAGGCTTCTCAAAGCGTCAATCTGTGCAAATTAATCTTTCTAGATGTGCAATACGTCAGAATCACGTAAATTTGGCTGCAATCTACCTAAAACAGGCAAAAGAAATTGCTGATTTGCCTCTGATTGGTTTGATGACGGAGCTCAATCTTGTTTTAATACACGGTAGTAACAACAAAGCTCGCTTAATTTTTAATAATATCCAGGCTGATAAACAAATTGCCCGAGGATCGGTGCATTTTGATGAATACAATTGTCTGTCGTGGCATTTAATTGCACGCGAGACTGACCCTACACTGTATTCATCTGCGAGTAATTTTACATGCCTGAATGGCTCAAGGTATTGA
- a CDS encoding RodZ domain-containing protein yields MTTEIQTDVSVSKTSTDTINIGKRLKAKRLELEFDERHVATALKIPIDQVRALEANNFQFFRSVTFARGFLKSYCRLLGIDHSEMLHAFDGEREGAESTIKPVDKVNKQTHLGDPFVIFISVVIVAVLVFLVFWWPSQSSQTVAADDTNDKVTETVVVPETEKIEPVLNESSEPVPISNVSSSNASTGTTLERNDFVEGSTVKDAKTSSNDGVVTGLSAETMAILEEAGVSPAEVVRAAAAVPIQAIVPPKAPSYSNDVEIVFDEDCWTEVRDATGKILFSGVKSAGSKLALTGNAPYRVVLGYAKGVSSLKYKGEVFDFSSFTRKDLARFELK; encoded by the coding sequence ATGACCACTGAAATTCAAACGGATGTTTCTGTAAGCAAAACAAGTACAGATACAATTAATATTGGTAAACGATTAAAAGCAAAAAGACTAGAGCTAGAGTTTGATGAAAGACATGTTGCCACAGCACTAAAAATTCCAATTGATCAAGTACGTGCGCTTGAAGCCAATAACTTTCAGTTTTTCCGCTCCGTGACATTTGCTCGGGGCTTCCTAAAAAGTTACTGCCGCCTTTTGGGTATAGATCATTCCGAAATGTTACATGCATTTGACGGTGAGCGGGAGGGTGCAGAGTCTACGATCAAACCTGTTGATAAGGTAAATAAGCAAACTCACTTAGGTGATCCGTTTGTTATTTTTATTTCCGTCGTTATTGTTGCTGTTTTGGTTTTCTTGGTTTTTTGGTGGCCCTCTCAATCTAGCCAAACTGTGGCTGCTGATGACACAAACGATAAAGTAACCGAAACGGTTGTGGTTCCAGAAACTGAGAAAATTGAACCGGTTTTGAATGAGTCAAGTGAGCCTGTTCCTATTTCTAATGTGTCCAGTTCAAATGCCAGTACAGGAACAACTCTTGAAAGGAATGATTTTGTTGAAGGGAGCACTGTTAAGGATGCGAAAACGTCTTCGAATGACGGTGTTGTAACAGGGCTTTCAGCAGAGACCATGGCCATTCTAGAAGAGGCCGGCGTTAGCCCTGCTGAAGTCGTAAGGGCAGCCGCTGCGGTTCCGATACAGGCCATCGTGCCTCCTAAAGCACCTTCTTACTCTAATGATGTTGAAATAGTTTTTGACGAAGACTGTTGGACTGAAGTACGTGATGCCACAGGAAAAATTTTGTTTTCAGGGGTGAAGTCTGCCGGTAGCAAATTGGCGTTAACAGGCAATGCACCATATAGAGTTGTATTGGGTTACGCCAAGGGCGTGTCATCTTTAAAATACAAAGGTGAAGTCTTCGATTTTTCTTCTTTTACACGTAAAGATTTGGCTCGATTTGAGCTCAAGTAG
- the ispG gene encoding flavodoxin-dependent (E)-4-hydroxy-3-methylbut-2-enyl-diphosphate synthase yields the protein MHFESPIKRRLSRQIMVGNVPVGGGAPISIQSMTNTETCDVDATVAQIRAIANAGADIVRVSIPSMDAAEAFKKIREAVSIPLVADIHFDYKIALKVAEYGVDCLRINPGNIGNKDRIRAVVDCARDKNIPIRIGINAGSLEKDLQKKYGEPTPDALVESAFRQIQYFDELDFHEYKLSLKASDIFMTVEAYRKIASQIDNPLHLGITEAGGLRSGTVKSSIGLGLLLMDGIGDTLRVSLAADPVQEVKVGWDMLRSLKLRSRGINFIACPSCSRQNFDVIKTMNELEERLDDITTPMDVAVIGCVVNGPGEAKEADIGLAGGSPNNLIYQDGKPNSKTKNDTLVDDLEKMIRDKALLKERELANIIVKI from the coding sequence ATGCATTTTGAATCACCTATTAAACGCCGTCTTTCTCGCCAGATTATGGTAGGAAATGTACCGGTTGGCGGTGGTGCGCCAATCAGTATTCAGAGTATGACTAACACCGAAACGTGTGATGTCGATGCGACAGTGGCGCAGATTCGCGCTATTGCTAATGCGGGTGCGGATATTGTTCGTGTCTCTATTCCCTCTATGGACGCTGCTGAAGCTTTCAAGAAAATACGCGAAGCCGTTTCGATCCCTCTCGTTGCTGACATCCATTTCGATTATAAGATTGCCCTAAAAGTAGCCGAATATGGGGTTGATTGTTTACGAATTAATCCAGGTAATATTGGTAATAAAGATCGTATTCGCGCCGTTGTAGACTGTGCTCGAGATAAAAACATTCCTATTCGCATCGGTATAAATGCCGGCTCTTTAGAAAAGGATTTGCAAAAAAAGTACGGTGAGCCAACACCAGATGCTTTGGTTGAATCTGCATTTCGTCAAATTCAATATTTTGATGAGCTGGACTTTCATGAGTATAAGTTAAGTTTGAAAGCATCCGATATTTTTATGACGGTGGAAGCGTACCGTAAAATAGCTAGCCAGATAGATAACCCATTGCATTTAGGGATTACAGAAGCCGGTGGTTTACGCTCTGGAACGGTGAAGTCGTCTATTGGTCTTGGTTTGCTATTGATGGATGGTATTGGTGATACGTTGCGTGTTTCTTTAGCGGCAGATCCTGTGCAAGAAGTTAAGGTGGGTTGGGACATGTTGCGCAGTTTGAAATTGCGCAGTCGTGGTATTAACTTTATCGCCTGTCCAAGCTGCTCTCGCCAGAATTTTGATGTTATTAAAACCATGAATGAACTAGAAGAGCGCCTTGATGATATCACTACGCCAATGGACGTCGCGGTTATCGGTTGTGTTGTGAATGGTCCTGGTGAAGCAAAAGAAGCGGATATAGGTCTTGCTGGAGGTTCTCCTAATAATCTGATTTATCAAGATGGTAAGCCAAACAGTAAAACAAAGAATGATACGCTCGTTGATGATTTAGAAAAAATGATTCGTGATAAGGCGCTCTTAAAAGAACGGGAATTAGCCAATATCATTGTGAAAATTTAA
- the hisS gene encoding histidine--tRNA ligase, producing MARKIQAIRGMNDILPDQSSVWLYLEKTVADVVKSYSYQQIRFPIVENTDLFKRGVGETTDIVEKEMYTFDDRNGESLTLRPEGTASCVRAADQAGLLFNQVQRLWYTGPMFRYERPQKGRYRQFHQIGVESFGMSSADIDAELIILSARLWQKLGLLEHVELQLNTIGLASEREAFKVALVEYLTEFKDQLDEDSQRRLVSNPLRILDSKDEATQSVLQGAPNLEDFIGVESQAHFDRLQAILKANNVPYIINHRLVRGLDYYGKTVFEWVTSHLGSQATICAGGRYDGLVEQLGGKSTPAVGFAMGIERLVLLLDTLELIPDSAKFSIDVFVTSMGDDAEIASFVLAESIREIDSSRVVLRHCGGGSFKNQMKKADKSEARFTIILGQDEIDQGVCLIKDMSTGEQHACSLVDVPTYIDNRL from the coding sequence GTGGCTCGAAAAATTCAAGCAATCAGGGGAATGAATGATATCCTGCCTGATCAGTCTTCTGTTTGGCTGTATTTAGAAAAAACGGTTGCCGATGTTGTTAAGTCTTATAGTTATCAACAAATTCGTTTCCCTATCGTTGAAAATACAGATTTGTTCAAGCGTGGTGTTGGTGAAACAACCGATATCGTAGAAAAAGAGATGTATACCTTTGATGACCGTAATGGTGAATCTTTAACTTTACGACCAGAGGGGACCGCAAGTTGTGTTCGTGCGGCTGACCAAGCTGGTTTGCTATTTAATCAGGTTCAGCGTTTGTGGTACACCGGACCAATGTTTCGTTATGAACGCCCTCAAAAAGGGCGTTATCGTCAATTTCATCAAATTGGTGTGGAATCATTTGGCATGAGTTCTGCGGACATTGATGCAGAATTAATTATTTTATCGGCTCGATTGTGGCAAAAGTTAGGTCTTCTGGAGCATGTTGAGCTGCAGTTAAATACCATTGGTTTGGCGTCTGAGCGTGAAGCGTTTAAAGTCGCTTTAGTTGAATATTTGACAGAGTTTAAAGATCAGCTAGACGAAGACAGTCAGCGTCGGTTGGTTTCTAATCCATTACGAATACTAGACTCTAAAGATGAAGCGACTCAGTCTGTTCTTCAAGGTGCTCCGAACCTTGAGGACTTTATTGGTGTCGAGTCACAAGCACATTTTGATCGCTTACAGGCGATTTTAAAAGCTAATAATGTACCGTATATTATCAATCATCGTTTAGTCCGTGGTTTGGATTATTACGGTAAAACCGTTTTTGAATGGGTAACCAGTCACCTCGGTTCGCAAGCCACAATTTGTGCTGGTGGGCGTTATGATGGATTGGTTGAGCAGTTAGGTGGTAAGTCAACGCCAGCGGTGGGTTTCGCGATGGGAATAGAACGCTTAGTTCTTCTTCTTGACACTTTGGAATTAATTCCAGATTCCGCCAAATTTTCGATCGATGTGTTTGTTACTAGCATGGGCGATGATGCCGAAATAGCGTCTTTTGTTTTAGCGGAAAGTATCCGTGAAATAGATTCAAGTCGAGTCGTATTACGTCACTGTGGCGGTGGTAGCTTTAAGAATCAAATGAAAAAAGCGGATAAATCAGAGGCTCGTTTCACGATTATTTTAGGGCAAGATGAAATTGATCAAGGTGTGTGTCTGATCAAGGACATGTCAACAGGTGAGCAGCATGCTTGTTCACTTGTTGACGTCCCAACATACATTGATAACAGATTATAA
- a CDS encoding YfgM family protein, with translation MAELKTEEEQIEAFKAWWKKNGVMLIIAVAVAAGGYFGWQAWKNGQANYTSEASALYQNLVQAAADLSDENNQKTVKFIAQQLTDDYGDTGYAMFGQLFLARVDAENGKYDEAINALDIAITKTQDVSFVAIANLRVARLMLQKEDYTGALARVEKVSEEEFATQQQELMGDILIAQGKRDEARVAYQKASEALGAGVNHPLLDIKLKDLVKG, from the coding sequence GTGGCTGAATTAAAAACTGAAGAAGAGCAAATCGAAGCGTTTAAGGCTTGGTGGAAGAAAAATGGTGTGATGTTGATCATTGCTGTAGCGGTTGCTGCTGGTGGTTATTTTGGATGGCAAGCTTGGAAAAATGGCCAAGCAAACTACACCAGCGAAGCCTCTGCGCTTTATCAAAACTTAGTTCAGGCCGCCGCAGATTTGAGTGATGAAAATAATCAAAAAACAGTCAAATTTATCGCTCAGCAACTTACTGATGATTATGGTGATACTGGTTATGCCATGTTTGGACAGTTATTTTTGGCTCGCGTAGACGCTGAGAATGGCAAATATGATGAAGCAATTAATGCTTTAGATATTGCCATTACTAAAACACAAGATGTCTCTTTTGTTGCAATTGCGAATCTACGGGTGGCTCGCTTAATGCTTCAAAAAGAAGATTATACAGGGGCTCTGGCTCGTGTAGAAAAGGTGTCTGAAGAAGAGTTTGCTACACAGCAACAAGAATTAATGGGCGACATTTTGATAGCCCAAGGTAAACGCGATGAAGCGCGTGTCGCTTACCAGAAAGCGAGTGAAGCATTAGGTGCTGGTGTAAACCACCCTTTGCTTGATATTAAACTTAAGGATTTGGTGAAAGGCTAA